In Mycobacterium branderi, the DNA window CCGCCGCCCTAAGTAGCTCCTGACGGCGGTTCATCTCACCGGTCAGCGCCTCGCGCATCCGCGCGACCAGTGGCACTTCATCGGACAGGTTGGTAATGACCGCCGCGACGTGCGGGCTCTTCTCCAGACCGAGAAATGTTGCGCCGCCTTTGAAGTCCACCAGCACCAGGTTGAGCGCTTCGGGTGAGTGGCGGACCATCATGCCCAGCGCAATGGTGCGCAGCAGCTCGGATTTTCCTGAGCCGGTGGCACCTACGCACAATCCATGCGGGCCCATGCCGTTCTCGGCGGCTTCCTTGATGTCGAGTTCCAGCGGGGCGCCATCAAAGGTGGTGCCGATCGGAACCCGCAGCCGATCACGCCGAGACGATCTGTCCCACAACGCCGTCGGTGTAAAAGCGGCCAGTTCGCCGATGCTCAACAGCTGCTGCCAGGGCGGCGTGTCGCCGGGCGACGCGCCGGCATCCGCGGCGTGGTAGGCGGCCATCCGCTGCGCGCACGCAGTCGCGGCAGCCTGGTCCATGCGGTCCGGCCGCGCGATCGTGTCGTCGCCAATGGTCAGCTGTTCGGCACTCACCCGAAGCCAGGCGCCTGACGAGATATTGCGAGCGGCATCCGCCATAGTCAAACCGACAACCCCACCGCTGTCGACGACGACCACCGCCTGCGGCCGATGCTCAAGCTGCACCTCCGCGATCGCTTTCTCGGCTGCACGCAGCGTCGGATACACCATCCGCGCGGGGCCGACGTCGTCGGCGGCTTTCGGATGTTGGTGGTGCGGCAGCCATTTCAGCCAGTCCCAGTGAGCCCATTCGCAGTCGTCGATCGCGCCGACGAGCAGCAGCCGAGACGGACTGTGCATCACGGCGAGTTGGCAGATCATCGCGCGCAGCAATCCCCGTGCATCGTATTTGTCGCCGACGATCGTCACGGTGCCAATCTCACGCAGATCGAGCGCGACCGGCAGGTCGCGGATTGTCTGATGCGCCTGCAGGAAACGTCGCAAGGCAGTCACGGTGACCGGATCCACGCGATTTCCCGCGGGCAGCTGCGGGGGCAGCAGACGAGTGGCGAGTTGCTGCCGGCCGGTGCCGATCCGCACACAGCAGAAGTCGGGGTCGGCCGGTCGCCGCTCCCACATCCGGCTGCTGCCGACCAAGGTCCACAGCGCGTAGGGCTCCGGGTGCTGCCAGTTCAACGATACCCGTTGTGCGGCAGCGGTCTTCACTACAGTGCCGCGAAGGTCACTGAGATAGTCGAGATAGTCTGCGCGGTCGCCGTCGAGGTCGGTGCGCCATCTGTCACGGCCGGCGATCGCGGATACCACCGCCGAGATCAGCATCATCAGCGGGAAGGCCACGAACACCGGGCTACGCGCGATACCGGACCGGGTGTAGAAGACTACCGCCATCATCGCAACCGTGGCACCGGCCATCGCCACCGGCAACAGCCGGGTCACGACGCCGGTCTGCGCCGGCCGGGTGGGCTGCGGCGGTGCGGCCACCGCGATGTCGGCGGTATCGAACATCGGTGGTGCCAGTCGAGGCGGCGGCGCGAAACCCACGGTCATGGCGATTGCACGCTAAGCACCGCCGTGATCGCGGGCAAGTCAGCTGTGGATTGACGTCTGCACGTCACGGCGGCCACAGCTAGCGTGCCCAGCGTGCAGGAAGCAGATCTGCGCCGAGTGTCGATTCACACCGATGAGGTCCGGGTCGACCTGGCGCTGCCGGCGGCCGTGCCGATCGCAACCCTGATCCCGGCGATCGTGGACATTCTGCCGGCCGGACATGCCCTCGGCGACGGGCCGACGCGTTACCAGCTGTCGTGTCCGGGCGAGGTGCCTCTGGACGCGTCGACAACCTTGGCGCAACAGGGGATTCGCGATGGCGCGGTGCTGATTCTGTCCTGCTCGTCGACCGACATTTCGGCGCCGCAGTTCGACGACGCGGCCGAGGCCGTGTCCGCCTCACTCGCCACCGCGGCGCGGGCGTCGAGCGGTCATGGGCCTCGGATTACCGGTGCGCTCGCAGGGTTCTGCCTGGCGAGCATCGGTGCGGCGCTACTGACACGGCAATCGTTGTGCGACAACGGCTCCCGGCAGGCCGGTGCCGCGATAGCGGCCGTGGCCGGCGGTATCGCGCTGGCCGCGGCCACGCTCACGCAGCGTGGCTTCCGTGACAGCACCATCGCGCAAGCGCTGGCGTTGCTGGCGATCGGATTTGCCGCCGTCGCGGGCCTGCTGGCAGTCCCGGGCGGTCCGGGCGCCCCCAACGCGTTGCTTGCGGCGACGACCGCCGGCGTCACCGCTGTAGTAGTGGTGCGGCTAACCGGATGCGACACACCACTATTCACCGCGGCGGCCGGGTTCGCGCTGCTGTCAGCGATCGCAGCGCTGGCGGCGACCGTGACGAACGTGCCGTTACCGGCGATCGGCGCGGTCTGCGTCGTGGTGTCGCTCGCCCTGATCGCGGTGTCACCGCTGATCTCAATCTTGTTGACCGGGTTGTCGCCACGGTTGGCTGACGATATGCTCCCAGATACGCTGCCCGCCAAGGCGATCCGGGCCGATACCTGGCTGACCGGTCTGATCGGCGCATTCTCCACCACAGCGGCTTGCGGCGCTGTCACGGTCGCGAACTGTGCCCCGGGCGTCATCGGTGTGGTATTCGCCGCGGTGACCGGTGCGGTGTTGCTGGCACAAGCACGCTCACACCGCGACATGCCAAAAGTCTTGACGCTCGTCACCAACGGCACTGCCACTCTCAGCGCGGCATTGGTAGCCGGGGCCATCGCCTTCCGTCCGCCCGTCGCATGGCTCGCGGCGGCGACGGCGATGCTCACGGCCGCCGCTTTCATCGCCCCCACCGTGCGGCTCTCCCCCGTCGCGCAGCGGGGCTTCGAGTTGCTGGAGCGTCTCGCACTGGCGGCACTGGTGCCGCTGGGCTGCTGGCTCTGCGGACTCTACGGCGCGGCGCGCGGCCTCACCCTGTCATGACCGGGTGGGCGTCGCGGGCGGCAAGCTGCATCGCGGCGGTCACGCTCGCAACGCTGCCGCAGTGTGCCGCGCCGCTCGCGCACGCGGTGACGCCGCCGCCGATCGACCATGCCCGGCTACCGGAGCCGTCGCCGCCCGCCCCGTCGGCGCCCACCGTGCAGCGCGAGGTGTGCGCAGTACCGTCCAGAACCACCCACGATGGCAAGTCAACCCAGCTCAGCGGCGTTGACCTTCAGCGGGTGTGGCGGCTCAGTCGCGGCTCGGGTCAACGAGTCGCGGTCATCGACACCGGCGTCGCGCCGCACCCTCGGCTGCCCGATACGCTGGCCGGCGGTGACTATGTGTTCACCGGCGACGGCTTGCAGGACTGCGACGGACACGGCACTGCGGTGGCTGGAATCATCGCCGCCGCACCCGATCCCGAACACGACGATTTCAGCGGTGTGGCGCCCGATGTCACGTTGATCAGCATCCGGCAATCGAGCACCAAATTCGGCGCTTCCGCCGATGCGTCGACAACCGGGTTCGGCGACGTCGACACGTTGGCGAAAGCGGTCCGCACCGCAGCCGATCTCGGCGCTTCGGTGATCAACATCTCGTCGGTCGCCTGTGTCCCGGTTGATTCCCGGCTGGACGACCGCGCGTTGGGCGCGGCGCTGGCCTACGCCGTCGACACCAAGAATGCTGTCGTGGTCGCGGCGGCCGGCAACACCGGTGGCCCTGCCCAGTGCCCGGCGCAGCAACCCGAAACCACCTGGGACACCGCCACCGTCGCGGTCAGCCCGGCGTGGTACGACGACTATGTGCTGACGGTGGGATCGGTCAACGCGCGCGGCGAGCCGTCGCCGTTCACCCTCGCCGGGCCGTGGGTCGACGTGGCAGCACCCGGTGAGACAGTAATGTCGCTGAGCCTGACCGGCGACGGTACAGTGAATTCGCTTGGCGCGCCGCCTCACTCGGTACCGCTGTCGGGAACCAGTTACGCCGCACCCGTGGTCAGCGGGCTGGCCGCGCTGATCCGGTGCCGGTTCCCGACGCTGACCGCCCGGCAGGTGATGCAGCGCATCGAGGCCACCGCGCATCATCCGCCGCGCGGACGGGATCCGTTGGTGGGCAACGGTGTCGTGGACGTCCTCGCCGCCGTCAGCTCCGGGACCCCGGCCGACCCGCCCCCTCGTCCGCGTGACCGGCCGCCGCCGGTTGCGCCGCCAACGCCGCCGGCGGCTACGGACCGCAGCCCTCGCCACACCGCGTTCACCGGCGCGGCGATCTGCCTGACGGTGCTCGCGACGGCGCTGATTGCCGGCGCTGTGACGGCCCGGCTACGGCGCACCGAGGCTGTCCCGGACGACTAACGCGTTTGCCCTGCTCAGTTCCGGTCCCGCCGGCAGCGTCGCCAACACCGGCCAGGGCGCCGGAATCGCCGTCTGCGGCAGACCGAGGGCGCGCGCCGCGTCGTCGTCGGCGATACCGAAACGCACCCCGGTCTCGGTGACCAGAAATCGGGTACCGGCCTCAGGGTTCTCCCCGGACAGGCCGGTGGCGCGAACGTACGCGCTGCGACCGGGCGGAACGTAGACGGCGTCGACGGCAGGCCCGGCGCCGTCACCCTGCGACAGCGCCACCGGCAGCTGGCCCGCCGGAATGGGCGGTGCGCCGGCCGCAATCGACATAACGGCGTCATCCGCCGTGGGTGTCCACGTCGCGCACAGCGGCGTGTGCTCGACATCCAGCGGCGCCGAAGCCCGCTCGGGAAACGTGGAGACCGGCAGATCGGCCACTGTCGGAGCGGCGCGGATGACGTCGGGGGCCACCGAGATGATGCTGCGGGCGCCGCGTGCGTCATTGAGCCGCAGCAGATCTGCGGCGACCGGGCCGACGCGCTGAACCCCGCCTGCCAGAACGACGTAATGCTCGTCGCCGTCGGCGCGCGCGATGCGCAGCACACTGCCGATCGGAAATCCGGGCAGCCGGCCCGGCCCGCCGGCGCTGGGAATGCGCGGCGCGGTGATCGGCGGCGCCTCCGGGATAGCGTTCAGCAGTGCGTGCGAAACCCTATGCGGCACAATGCCTTCCAACCGCAGTACCCGGACCACCGCAGGCTGGGTCAAGTCGACCGTCGCCCGAACCCCCTCGTAGAGCAGGTAAGTCGAAGCGCCCGAATCGGCTGTCACCAGCACGGTCTGTGCGACGGCCAGGCGATGCGATGCGTGTGCGGAGCCGACGACGACCGTCGTGCCGGCGTCGCTGTCACAGACCGTCCAGCCGGTATCGTCCAGTGGCTCGGGCAGTAGTTGGGGAGCGCCGGGGATGCCCATCAGCGGACCGCGTTTGGTGTGGGCCAGCTCGGATTCGGCCACCGGCTGCGGATTGCTACCCGACGCCGCGATCAGCCGCGCCGACGCCAGATTCAACACCGGATGCCACGTGTCACCGACCCGGACGTAGAGCGCTCCGGACTGCCGGGCCATCACAATCGGCGCGTTTCCCAACGCCCCCGACGGCCGCAGCACGCCAAGAACCGCGCAGGCGCCAATCACGAGGGTCGCCACCAGAGCACCAGCCGCCAGTGCCCGCATCGGTCGTGGGCGAGCATCCCCGCCCACCAGCGCGCATTCGATGCGGCGCAGCAGAAACCGATACCCGCTGAGGTGCAGCTGGGTGGTGGCCATCTTTCCCCCGGAGTCGGCCTCACGATAAGCCGGTGGCCGGGCGTGATGTGCCGGTCCATCCACAGGAAATGAGGATTTCGCAGGTTACCGGTACTATCGCCTCGTGCTCTACCACCACACCCGTCGCTGGAACCGCCTGGGCGCCGCGGTTCTGGCCGCCGGCGCCATGCTGGTCGCCCCCAGCGCTCTCCCGGCCACCGTCCCGTCGGCCGCTGCCGTCGACTGCCCGGACGTCGAGGTCATCTTCGCCCGTGGGACCAGCGAAAAGCCCGGTCTCGGACGCGTCGGCGACGCCTTGGTCGACTCGCTGCGCCAGCAGACCGGCCTGAACATCGACGCGTACGGGGTGAACTACCCGGCGGGCAAGCTGCAATTAGGCGGGGGTGACGGCGCCAACGACACCATCAAGCGGGTCAAAGACGTCGTGCAAGCCTGCCCGAACACCAAGATCGTGCTCGGCGGATACTCCCAGGGCGCATCGGTCATGGACATCGTGGCGGGGGTGCCGGTGGGCGGCGTGACCTTCGGAAGTCCGCTGCCGCCCCAATACGCCGACAACATCACCGCGCTTGCCACCTTCGGCAACATCGCCGACCGGTCGGGCAGCCCGATCTCCGCCCAGAGCGCATTGCTGGGGTCCAAGGCCATCGACCTGTGCAACCCCGGGGACCCGATCTGCCACGCCGGTCCCGGTAACGAGTGGAGCGATCACACCGACGGCTACGTGCCCACCTACACCACGCAGGCGGCGACGTTCATCGCGGCCAAGCTGTTGGCGGCCCAGACACCGGCATCGTCGCAACCCGACGTGCACATCAATTAGACCGGCTAATATCGAGCTATGAGTCTGCGCTCGATATGCCCGCTGGTGCTTGCCGCGTTGTTTGCCACGGCGGCGTTGGTGAACGGCCCCGCACCCGCCGCGTCGGCGGCGTCTTGCTCGGATGCCCAACTGGTGTTCGCCCGCGGCCGTATGGAGCCACCCGGGCCCGGGCAGATCGGCAACGCGCTGCTCAGCGCGTTGCGGTCGAAATTGCCCAACAAGAACATCGGTCTGTATGCCGTCAACTACGCGGCCAACACCGACGTGCAACAGGGCGCCAACGACATGAGCGGTCACGTCCAGTACATGGCCAACAACTGCCCTGATACTCGGCTGGTGCTCGGCGGCTACTCGCTCGGCGCTGCCGTCACTGACGTGGTCCTCGCCGCGCCCGGCCCGATGTTCGGGTTCGACAATCCCCTCCCGCCCGGCATGGACCAGCACGTCGCCGCGGTCGCGTTGTTCGGCAACGGCAGTCAATGGGTGGGCCCCATCACCAACTTCAACCCCATCTACAACGACCGGACCATCGAGCTGTGTCACGGCGACGATCCGATCTGCAACCCGGCCGATCCCAAAACTTGGCAAAACAACTGGCCTCAGCACCTGGCGCCCGCCTACATCCAGGCAGGCATGGTGGGTCAAGCCGCCGACTTCGTCGCCGGCAAGCTCTGAACGTCAGCCGCGCGTACGCAGGTCGCGGGTGACCAGGGTCCGGGCCCGCAGTTCGTGGTCGGGCGGGTAGTCGACGCCGATCAGCGTCAAGCCCTGCGGCGGCGCGGCCGCGAAGTCGCTGGACCGGCGCGTCGCGGTGAGCAGGCCGCGGCACCAGTCGGCGGTCCGTCGGTGCTCGCCGACAGCCAGCAACGCCCCGACCAGCGAACGCACCATCGACCAGCAGAACGCATCGGCGCTGACATGAGCGGTGACCAGATCGCCGTCGCGGGACCAGTCGAGCCGCTGCAAGTCGCGAATCGTGGTGGCACCTTCGCGATGACGGCAGAATGCGGCAAAGTCATGAAGCCCCACCAGGTCTCGCGACGCTTGAGTCATCGCGTCCACGTCCAGCGGCCGCGGCCAGGCTGTTACGAACCGGGCCTGCAGCGGATCCACCCCATACGGCGCCGTCGAGAGCCGGTAGACGTAATGCCGGCGCAGCGCTGAGAATCGGGCATCGAAACCCGCTGGGGCGCGGGTGATATCGCGTACCCGGACGTCGGCGGGCAGCAACCGGCCCAGGCGTCGCACCAGCGGCACGAATTCCGGCTCGGCCGAACGCCGTGCGCGCGGATACGCATTGGGCAGCGCATCGACCGCGATGTCGGCATGAGCCACCTGTCCGGTCGCGTGCACGCCGGTGTCGGTGCGTCCGGCCGCCCGCAGGCGCACCGACGCGCGAAACACCGTCGACAGCGCCTCGTCGAGCACTCCGGCGACCGTGCGCTGACCCGCCTGCACGGCCCAGCCAGCGAAATCTGTTCCGTCATAGGCGATGTCGAACCGAAGACGAACGTGCCCGCCACCGGTCTCGGTGGCGGGCACATCCACAGGGTCGTCAGGACTCGTCGCCGTCAGCCTTCGGTTCCTCGTCCTCGGCGGGAGTCTCAGCATCCTCGGCATCGGGACCGACAACAGCCTCCGGCTCGACAGCGGCCTGCGGAGCGGCGGCAGCCGCCACGGGTGCCGCCTTCGATGCGGCAGCCCGACGGGCGCGGTTGGCCTCCGAGGTCACCGTCTTCTCCTGCACCAGCTCGATCACCGCCATCGGGGCGTTGTCACCCTTGCGCGCCTCGACTTTGATGATGCGGGTGTAGCCGCCGTTGCGGTCGGCGAAGTGCGGCCCGATCTCCGCGAACAGGGTGTGCACCACGTCCTTGTCGCGGATCTTCTTGAGCACCTCGCGCCGGTTGTGCAGCGTGCCTTTTTTGGCGTGGGTGATCAGCTTCTCGGCATACGGCCGCAACGCCCGCGCCTTGGGCTCGGTCGTCTTGATCCGGCCGTGCTCGAACAGCGCCGTGGCCAGGTTGGCCAGGATCGCCTTCTGGTGCGACGACGACCCGCCGAGGCGACGGCCCTTGGTGGGCTTGGGCATTGGGGACTCCCTTGGGTTAGTGCAACAGGTTTAGAGCTGTTCGGTTTCGGCGTAGTCCTGGTCGTCGTAACCGGCATCGTTGGACCAGGTGCCGGTGGCCACGTCGTAGCCCGCCACCTCCGACGGGTCGAAGTGCGCCGGGCTGTCCTTGAGCGACAGACCCAACTGGTGCAGCTTGACCTTGACCTCGTCGATGGACTTCTGGCCGAAGTTGCGGATGTCCAGCAGGTCGGACTCGGTGCGGGACACCAGCTCGCCGACGGTGTGCACGCCTTCGCGCTTGAGGCAGTTGTAGGAGCGCACGGTCAGATCCAGGTCGTCGATCGGCAGCGCGAACGACGCGATGTGGTCGGCCTCGGCCGGCGACGGCCCGATCTCGATGCCCTCTGCCTCGACGTTGAGTTCGCGTGCCAGACCGAACAATTCGACCAGCGTCTTACCGGCCGACGCCAGCGCGTCGCGCGGCGTGATCGAGTTCTTGGTCTCGACGTCGAGAATCAGCTTGTCGAAGTCGGTGCGCTGCTCGACACGGGTGGCGTCCACCTTGTAGGTGACCTTGAGCACCGGCGAGTAGATGGAATCGACTGGGATGCGGCCGATTTCGGCGCCCGACGCCTTGTTCTGCACGGCCGGCACGTAGCCACGGCCGCGCTCGACGACGAGCTCCACCTCGAGCTTGCCCTTGTCGTTCAGCGTCGCGATGTGCATGTCGGGGTTGTGCACGGTGACACCGGCGGGCGGCACGATGTCCCCGGCGGTGACCTCACCCGGGCCCTGCTTGCGCAGGTACATGGTCACCGGCTCGTCCTCCTCGGAGGACACCACGAGGCTCTTGAGGTTCAAGATGATGTCGGTGACGTCTTCCTTGACACCGGGCACGGTGGTGAACTCGTGCAGCACACCGTCGATGCGAATGCTGGTGACCGCCGCGCCGGGGATCGACGACAGCAGTGTGCGCCGCAGCGAGTTGCCGAGCGTGTAGCCGAATCCGGGCTCCAGCGGCTCGATGACGAACTGCGAACGGTTTTCGCTGATGGTCTCTTCGGACAGGGTGGGTCGCTGTGAGATCAGCATGGTGTTTCTTCTTCTCCTTCTCGGCACCCGCTATTTGATGCCGTTGGGGTTTCGAGCCGGCCGGCTCGAAAGTCTGTTACTTCGAGTAGAACTCGACGATCAGCTGCTCGGTGAGCGGGATGTCGATCTGCGCCCGCTCCGGCAGTTGGTGGACCAGGATGCGCTGGCGTTCGCCGACCACCTGCAGCCAGCTCGGGATCGGGCGGTCACCGGCGGTCTCGCGCGCGATCTGGAACGGCAGCGTGTTCAGCGACTTGTCCTTCACGTCGATGATGTCGTACTGCGACACCCGATAGCTGGGGATGTTCACCTTGACGCCGTTGACCAGGAAGTGGCCGTGGCTGACCAGCTGACGGGCCATCCGGCGGGTGCGGGCCAGCCCGGCGCGGTACACCACGTTGTCCAGCCGGCTTTCCAGGATCTGCAGCAGCTCCTCGCCGGTCTTGCCGGGGCGGCGCACCGCCTCTTCGTAGTAGCGGCGGAACTGCTTTTCCATCACGCCGTAGGTGAAGCGCGCCTTCTGCTTCTCCTGCAGCTGCAGCAGGTATTCGCTCTCCTTGATCCGCGCGCGGCCGTGCTGGCCGGGCGGGTAGGGGCGCTTCTCGAAGGCCTGGTCCCCACCGACCAGGTCGGTGCGCAACCGGCGCGACTTGCGAGTGACGGGGCCGGTGTAACGAGCCATTACTAAACCCTCCGACGCTTGGGTGGACGGACACCGTTGTGCGGCTGCGGGGTGACGTCGGAGATCGCGCCGACCTCCAGGCCCGCGGCCTGCAACGAGCGGATCGCGGTCTCGCGGCCCGAACCCGGGCCCTTGACGAACACGTCGACCTTGCGCACGCCATGCTCCTGCGCCTTGCGGGCCGCGTTCTCGGCGGCCAGCTGGGCGGCGAAGGGCGTCGACTTGCGCGAGCCCTTGAAGCCGACGTGGCCCGAGGACGCCCAGGCGATCACATTGCCCTGCGGGTCGGTGATGGTCACGATCGTGTTGTTGAACGTGCTCTTGATGTGGGCGGCACCGTGCGGGACATTCTTCTTTTCCCGCCGCCGGGTCTTCTGACCCTTCTTCGGTGCTGCGGCCTTCTTTGCGGGTGGCATGGGTTACCTGGCCTTCTTCTTGCCTGCGATGGTGCGCTTCGGGCCCTTGCGGGTGCGCGCGTTGGTCTTGGTCCGCTGGCCACGCACCGGCAGGCCGCGACGGTGCCGCAGGCCCTGGTAGCAGCCGATCTCGATTTTGCGGCGGATGTCGGCCTGCACCTCGCGGCGCAGATCACCCTCCACCTTCAAGTTGCCTTCGATGTAGTCGCGCAGCCGGGTCAGCTGGTCATCGGTGAGGTCCTTGGTGCGCTGATCCCGGTCGATGCCGGTGGCGGCCAGAATCTCGTTCGACCGGGTACGGCCGATGCCGTAGATGTAGGTCAGCGCGACCTCCATGCGCTTATCGCGCGGCAGGTCCACGCCCACTAGACGTGCCATAAGTGGCGTTCCTCTTTCTCCGCGGAGGTCTGATCCCAGTCCGTTCCCGGCTGACAGCTCCGGGGCCCGGCCTCCGTTCCGGGCGTGGGTGAGCGGCCTATCCGCTCAGTGGTGCTGGGAGGTCTGCATTCAGTTGTATGCGGCCGGTGTTCTAACCCTGACGCTGTTTGTGCCGCGGATCGGAGCAGATCACCATGACCCGCCCATGCCGGCGGATCACCCTGCACTTGTCGCAGATCGGCTTGACGCTCGGGTTCACCTTCACGGCTGTTTCGATCCTGTTCTGTCTTCTCGCTGGTCGGATGGTTCGGGTTTGGTCACTTGTACCGGTACACGATGCGGCCCCGGGACAGGTCGTAGGGCGACAGCTCCACCACCACCCGGTCCTCGGGCAGGATGCGGATGTAGTGCTGCCGCATCTTGCCGCTGATGTGGGCGAGCACCTTGTGGCCGTTTTCCAGCTCAATGCGAAACATCGCATTGGGCAGCGGCTCGACCACGCGGCCCTCGACCTCGA includes these proteins:
- the rplQ gene encoding 50S ribosomal protein L17, whose translation is MPKPTKGRRLGGSSSHQKAILANLATALFEHGRIKTTEPKARALRPYAEKLITHAKKGTLHNRREVLKKIRDKDVVHTLFAEIGPHFADRNGGYTRIIKVEARKGDNAPMAVIELVQEKTVTSEANRARRAAASKAAPVAAAAAPQAAVEPEAVVGPDAEDAETPAEDEEPKADGDES
- the rpmJ gene encoding 50S ribosomal protein L36, with translation MKVNPSVKPICDKCRVIRRHGRVMVICSDPRHKQRQG
- the infA gene encoding translation initiation factor IF-1, encoding MAKKDGAIEVEGRVVEPLPNAMFRIELENGHKVLAHISGKMRQHYIRILPEDRVVVELSPYDLSRGRIVYRYK
- the mycP gene encoding type VII secretion-associated serine protease mycosin; translation: MTGWASRAASCIAAVTLATLPQCAAPLAHAVTPPPIDHARLPEPSPPAPSAPTVQREVCAVPSRTTHDGKSTQLSGVDLQRVWRLSRGSGQRVAVIDTGVAPHPRLPDTLAGGDYVFTGDGLQDCDGHGTAVAGIIAAAPDPEHDDFSGVAPDVTLISIRQSSTKFGASADASTTGFGDVDTLAKAVRTAADLGASVINISSVACVPVDSRLDDRALGAALAYAVDTKNAVVVAAAGNTGGPAQCPAQQPETTWDTATVAVSPAWYDDYVLTVGSVNARGEPSPFTLAGPWVDVAAPGETVMSLSLTGDGTVNSLGAPPHSVPLSGTSYAAPVVSGLAALIRCRFPTLTARQVMQRIEATAHHPPRGRDPLVGNGVVDVLAAVSSGTPADPPPRPRDRPPPVAPPTPPAATDRSPRHTAFTGAAICLTVLATALIAGAVTARLRRTEAVPDD
- a CDS encoding cutinase family protein; translation: MLVAPSALPATVPSAAAVDCPDVEVIFARGTSEKPGLGRVGDALVDSLRQQTGLNIDAYGVNYPAGKLQLGGGDGANDTIKRVKDVVQACPNTKIVLGGYSQGASVMDIVAGVPVGGVTFGSPLPPQYADNITALATFGNIADRSGSPISAQSALLGSKAIDLCNPGDPICHAGPGNEWSDHTDGYVPTYTTQAATFIAAKLLAAQTPASSQPDVHIN
- the rpsK gene encoding 30S ribosomal protein S11: MPPAKKAAAPKKGQKTRRREKKNVPHGAAHIKSTFNNTIVTITDPQGNVIAWASSGHVGFKGSRKSTPFAAQLAAENAARKAQEHGVRKVDVFVKGPGSGRETAIRSLQAAGLEVGAISDVTPQPHNGVRPPKRRRV
- the rpsM gene encoding 30S ribosomal protein S13; its protein translation is MARLVGVDLPRDKRMEVALTYIYGIGRTRSNEILAATGIDRDQRTKDLTDDQLTRLRDYIEGNLKVEGDLRREVQADIRRKIEIGCYQGLRHRRGLPVRGQRTKTNARTRKGPKRTIAGKKKAR
- the eccD gene encoding type VII secretion integral membrane protein EccD, which translates into the protein MQEADLRRVSIHTDEVRVDLALPAAVPIATLIPAIVDILPAGHALGDGPTRYQLSCPGEVPLDASTTLAQQGIRDGAVLILSCSSTDISAPQFDDAAEAVSASLATAARASSGHGPRITGALAGFCLASIGAALLTRQSLCDNGSRQAGAAIAAVAGGIALAAATLTQRGFRDSTIAQALALLAIGFAAVAGLLAVPGGPGAPNALLAATTAGVTAVVVVRLTGCDTPLFTAAAGFALLSAIAALAATVTNVPLPAIGAVCVVVSLALIAVSPLISILLTGLSPRLADDMLPDTLPAKAIRADTWLTGLIGAFSTTAACGAVTVANCAPGVIGVVFAAVTGAVLLAQARSHRDMPKVLTLVTNGTATLSAALVAGAIAFRPPVAWLAAATAMLTAAAFIAPTVRLSPVAQRGFELLERLALAALVPLGCWLCGLYGAARGLTLS
- the eccB gene encoding type VII secretion protein EccB, with the translated sequence MATTQLHLSGYRFLLRRIECALVGGDARPRPMRALAAGALVATLVIGACAVLGVLRPSGALGNAPIVMARQSGALYVRVGDTWHPVLNLASARLIAASGSNPQPVAESELAHTKRGPLMGIPGAPQLLPEPLDDTGWTVCDSDAGTTVVVGSAHASHRLAVAQTVLVTADSGASTYLLYEGVRATVDLTQPAVVRVLRLEGIVPHRVSHALLNAIPEAPPITAPRIPSAGGPGRLPGFPIGSVLRIARADGDEHYVVLAGGVQRVGPVAADLLRLNDARGARSIISVAPDVIRAAPTVADLPVSTFPERASAPLDVEHTPLCATWTPTADDAVMSIAAGAPPIPAGQLPVALSQGDGAGPAVDAVYVPPGRSAYVRATGLSGENPEAGTRFLVTETGVRFGIADDDAARALGLPQTAIPAPWPVLATLPAGPELSRANALVVRDSLGAP
- a CDS encoding DNA-directed RNA polymerase subunit alpha, which gives rise to MLISQRPTLSEETISENRSQFVIEPLEPGFGYTLGNSLRRTLLSSIPGAAVTSIRIDGVLHEFTTVPGVKEDVTDIILNLKSLVVSSEEDEPVTMYLRKQGPGEVTAGDIVPPAGVTVHNPDMHIATLNDKGKLEVELVVERGRGYVPAVQNKASGAEIGRIPVDSIYSPVLKVTYKVDATRVEQRTDFDKLILDVETKNSITPRDALASAGKTLVELFGLARELNVEAEGIEIGPSPAEADHIASFALPIDDLDLTVRSYNCLKREGVHTVGELVSRTESDLLDIRNFGQKSIDEVKVKLHQLGLSLKDSPAHFDPSEVAGYDVATGTWSNDAGYDDQDYAETEQL
- a CDS encoding cutinase family protein — encoded protein: MSLRSICPLVLAALFATAALVNGPAPAASAASCSDAQLVFARGRMEPPGPGQIGNALLSALRSKLPNKNIGLYAVNYAANTDVQQGANDMSGHVQYMANNCPDTRLVLGGYSLGAAVTDVVLAAPGPMFGFDNPLPPGMDQHVAAVALFGNGSQWVGPITNFNPIYNDRTIELCHGDDPICNPADPKTWQNNWPQHLAPAYIQAGMVGQAADFVAGKL
- the truA gene encoding tRNA pseudouridine(38-40) synthase TruA is translated as MPATETGGGHVRLRFDIAYDGTDFAGWAVQAGQRTVAGVLDEALSTVFRASVRLRAAGRTDTGVHATGQVAHADIAVDALPNAYPRARRSAEPEFVPLVRRLGRLLPADVRVRDITRAPAGFDARFSALRRHYVYRLSTAPYGVDPLQARFVTAWPRPLDVDAMTQASRDLVGLHDFAAFCRHREGATTIRDLQRLDWSRDGDLVTAHVSADAFCWSMVRSLVGALLAVGEHRRTADWCRGLLTATRRSSDFAAAPPQGLTLIGVDYPPDHELRARTLVTRDLRTRG
- the rpsD gene encoding 30S ribosomal protein S4; translation: MARYTGPVTRKSRRLRTDLVGGDQAFEKRPYPPGQHGRARIKESEYLLQLQEKQKARFTYGVMEKQFRRYYEEAVRRPGKTGEELLQILESRLDNVVYRAGLARTRRMARQLVSHGHFLVNGVKVNIPSYRVSQYDIIDVKDKSLNTLPFQIARETAGDRPIPSWLQVVGERQRILVHQLPERAQIDIPLTEQLIVEFYSK